The genomic interval ATCGAGCGATCGCGGCACGGACTCGTTGATCTCGGAGGGGGGCACGGGTGCTTCGCTGACGTGCTGGTAGGCGACCGCCACCGGCGACTCGCCTCGGAACGGCTGCCGCCCCGAGAGCAGTTCGTACAGCACGACACCCGTCGAGTAGAGGTCCGCGCGCGCGTCGACCGGCTCACCCTTGGCCTGCTCGGGTGAGAAGTACGCGGCGGTGCCGATGATCGCGGTGGTCTCGGCGACGGTCGCCGAGCTGTCGGAGACGGCGCGCGCGATGCCGAAGTCCATCACCTTGACCTGGCCGGCATCCGTCACCATCACGTTGCCCGGCTTGATGTCGCGATGCACGACACCGGCGCGATGCGAATACTCGAGAGCCTCGAGGATGCCGTCGATGTAGCGCACGGTGTCTTCGACCGGGACCGGGCCGGCGGCGATGATGTCCTTCAGCAGTCTGCCGCGGACGAGCTCCATGACGATGTACGGAACGGCGCGAACGGTGCCGTCGGGCGCGGTCTCGGAGTCCTCGCCGGCGTCGTACACGCGCACGATCGTGGGGTGGGCCATGCGCGATGCCGCCTGCGCCTCGAGCCTGAAGCGCGTGCGGAAGGCGTTGTCGTTCGCGAGCTCGCGATCGAGCACTTTGATCGCGACGTCACGGCCGAGAGTCAGGTCATAACCCCGATACACGCTGGCCATGCCGCCCCGACCGATTGCCTCGTCGACGCGGTAGCGCCCCGAAAGCACGCGCGGCTCAGCTGTCACTGTCACTCCCTGCATGGAACACAAGCCAGACTAGCCGAGCCCGTACGAGCCCCATGACAGGGGCTCGCGCGGCCGACGTCACGGGGTGGGTGTGGGGGTGGCCGCCGGGGTGATCGTCGCCTGGGCCTGGCTCGACGCTTCGGAATCGCGGCTCGCCCCGTTGCCCGTGCAGGTGACGGTGTAGGTCACGAAGAGCGACTGTCCGGGCTGGTTGGCGACCAGGAGGTCGACGGGACGCTGAGTCGGGCTGAACGACGCCTCCGGCGTGCCGGTGATCGGGAAGGTGCCGTTCACGGCGGATAGGTTGTACGCGCTCACCGAGCCGGTGCCCGACGGGCACGTGAACGCCGACCAGTTGACCTGCACCGTGGTGCCCTCCGTCACGGATGCCGCCGGAGCTCCGCCGACCTCGATCGACGGCGCCCCCGGCGCGCCGATCGGCGTGAGGTCGGTGTAATAGGTGAGCACGAGTTCGCGATCCTTCGGGACGTTGCCCTGCGGCTCGACCGAGTAGACGAGGTCGACCTGCTCCTGGGTGTCGGCAGCGCGGCCGGGCGAGCAGGTGACGGTCTCGAGACCGGCATCCAGTGCCGTCGTCCGCGCCTGATCGCAGTTCATGTCGATGAGACCCAGGGCATTGACATCGACCGTGGTCGCCGTGGGTGTGATCGACGGCGTCGTGGACGGAGTCTTGGATGGTGAGGCGGACGTCGTGGTCGGCGGCGGCTTGGGGTCGTCCTGATTCACGAGGAGAGCCCACACCGTGCCGCCGAGCACGAGCAGCAGCAGCACGATGAGAGCGATGAGCGGCCACGTCCAGGGGCTGCGCTTGCGCTTCTCGCCCTCCGCGACGACCGCGTCGTCCGCGGGCAGGAGGCTGGTCGCCGCGGCAGTGTCTGCGACGAGCAGCTGGGTCGCCGTATCGCCATCGACGGCTCCGGTGCCGCCTGCGATGGCGGGAACCGCGGCGACTGCGGCCGCGACATCCCCTCGCCGCAACGCGGACGCGGCCCGCGCGACCGCAGCCGTCGAGGCAGGGCGCTCCTCGGGCTTCTTCGCGATCATCGCGAGGACGAGGTTCTGCACGGGCACGGCGACGGTCGGCGGCAGCGGCGGGGGCTGCTCGTTGATCTGCGCCATCGCGATGGCCACCTGCGACTCGCCGGTGAACGGGCGCTTGCCGGCGAGACACTCGTACGCCACGATTCCGAGGGAGTAGGTATCGGTCGCCGGGGATGCGGGGTGCCCGGACGCCTGCTCGGGCGAGAGGTACTGGACCGTGCCCATGACCTGACCGGTCGCCGTGAGGGGCACCTGGTCGGCGATGCGGGCGATGCCGAAGTCGGTGATCTTCACTCGGCCGTCAGGCGTGATCAGCAGGTTGCCCGGCTTGATATCGCGGTGCACCAGGCCGGCAGCGTGCGCCGCCTGCAGGGCGAGGGATGTCTGGGCGACGATGTCGAGCGTCTTGTCGGTCGAGAGCGCTCCGTCGCGCTCGAGAATGGTCGAGAGCGCCTCGCCTGGCACGAGCTCCATCACGAGGAAGGCGCTGCCCGCCTCCT from Microbacterium pumilum carries:
- a CDS encoding serine/threonine-protein kinase, with product MRPTQGVTFGGRYELESRIAIGGMGEVWEATDHVIGRTVAIKILKDEYMGDPGFLERFRAEARHAALVNHEGIASVFDYGEEAGSAFLVMELVPGEALSTILERDGALSTDKTLDIVAQTSLALQAAHAAGLVHRDIKPGNLLITPDGRVKITDFGIARIADQVPLTATGQVMGTVQYLSPEQASGHPASPATDTYSLGIVAYECLAGKRPFTGESQVAIAMAQINEQPPPLPPTVAVPVQNLVLAMIAKKPEERPASTAAVARAASALRRGDVAAAVAAVPAIAGGTGAVDGDTATQLLVADTAAATSLLPADDAVVAEGEKRKRSPWTWPLIALIVLLLLVLGGTVWALLVNQDDPKPPPTTTSASPSKTPSTTPSITPTATTVDVNALGLIDMNCDQARTTALDAGLETVTCSPGRAADTQEQVDLVYSVEPQGNVPKDRELVLTYYTDLTPIGAPGAPSIEVGGAPAASVTEGTTVQVNWSAFTCPSGTGSVSAYNLSAVNGTFPITGTPEASFSPTQRPVDLLVANQPGQSLFVTYTVTCTGNGASRDSEASSQAQATITPAATPTPTP